From a single Diachasmimorpha longicaudata isolate KC_UGA_2023 chromosome 15, iyDiaLong2, whole genome shotgun sequence genomic region:
- the LOC135169498 gene encoding uncharacterized protein LOC135169498 isoform X1, which translates to MGLRAFRVSRTPPGVSSPGNYEKRPTGIVQCPIYKVEGKRWCGGGVYIVDVMCHLRRCILLDKRENFEPLNDTTYLLSKNFTFAGLIFLFDLQQIFYVIGFYRTDTIESNSTIGIG; encoded by the exons ATGGGGTTGAGGGCTTTTCGCGTATCCAGAACTCCCCCGGGGGTTTCATCTCCTGGTAACTATGAGAAACGGCCGACTGGGATAGTGCAGTGTCCAATATACAAAGTTGAAGGGAAACGATGGTGTGGGGGTGGGGTTTATATCGTCGACGTAATGTGCCACCTTCGGCGGTGTATTTTGCTAGATAAGAGGGAG AACTTTGAACCCTTGAATGATACGACCTATCTGCTGAGCAAGAATTTCACATTTGCTGggcttatttttttattcgatctCCAGCAAATTTTTTATGTGATAGGATTTTATCGTACTGATACTATCGAGTCAAACTCTACGATTGGTATTGGCTAA
- the LOC135169498 gene encoding uncharacterized protein LOC135169498 isoform X2, which yields MGLRAFRVSRTPPGVSSPGNYEKRPTGIVQCPIYKVEGKRWCGGGVYIVDVMCHLRRCILLDKREGPVNGLVDRADDRMAQMPGEKSNFLILRTSPFLKHKSIDKLLS from the exons ATGGGGTTGAGGGCTTTTCGCGTATCCAGAACTCCCCCGGGGGTTTCATCTCCTGGTAACTATGAGAAACGGCCGACTGGGATAGTGCAGTGTCCAATATACAAAGTTGAAGGGAAACGATGGTGTGGGGGTGGGGTTTATATCGTCGACGTAATGTGCCACCTTCGGCGGTGTATTTTGCTAGATAAGAGGGAG GGCCCGGTGAATGGTCTAGTCGATCGAGCTGATGATCGGATGGCCCAGATGCCCGGAGAgaaatctaattttttaatactccGCACATCACCATTTTTAAAACACAAATCAATCGATAAACTTCTCTCCTGA
- the LOC135169510 gene encoding protein AATF-like, with product MSQKSKTSSLADKINSLITAVPDNFGSDDEAEETRAQVVDRYEESDNDDQVVTSSIRKQNINLLDEGDERYKGRKVSQKELYEDESSEDAEESSNEIHSEDSEEEEDDENTSEESAHDDEESDEDDDDDSEVDEDNPLRRSRDPSLPFRGMSSANLQGDIERGHAVREQLKMWENILEMRIQLQKCLVTSNQLPQFDVHQQFTADKHFAKSKNETTCKLTRMLQNLLVMQEKLLRNNPETRSLLSRENDEGRREIAEDPMDEEIPSDEDEDVGTDEDKEEDEKSEDEEEKSEEPPTKKLRTLNDYENLLHERHDKFKPFRDSVIQKWNDKTRLASGNTTRGATQPVVKQIEYLLNDKPKLIKRTQLKRSEYEIVGKDSPDDADEDGRRIQEYDPEIYDDDDFYHQLLRELIEQKSADLTDPIQLSKQWIQLQNMRSKMKRKIDTRATKGRRIRYNVHAKLVNFMAPITVDDTWSDLAKNELYNSLFGKIKAAESSICESNRD from the exons ATGTCCCAAAAGTCGAAAACGTCCAGTTTAGCCGATAAAATAAACAGTTTGATAACAGCAGTACCTGATAATTTTGGGTCTGACGATGAGGCAGAGGAGACACGGGCTCAAGTCGTCGACAGATACGAGGAGTCAGACAATGATGATCAGGTTGTCACGTCCTCAATTCGTAAACAAAATATCAATTTGCTAGACGAAGGTGACGAGAG ATACAAAGGAAGAAAGGTCTCACAAAAAGAGCTTTACGAAGATGAAAGCAGCGAAGATGCTGAAGAATCCTCAAATGAGATACATTCTGAAGActcagaagaagaagaagatgaTGAGAACACAAGCGAAGAATCTGCACATGACGATGAGGAAAGTGatgaggatgatgatgatgactcGGAAGTGGATGAGGACAACCCCCTACGTAGGAGCCGTGATCCATCCCTCCCCTTCCGAGGCATGAGCTCGGCCAACCTCCAGGGGGACATCGAGAGAGGTCACGCTGTGAGGGAACAGCTCAAGATGTGGGAGAATATTCTGGAGATGAGGATTCAGTTACAGAAGTGTCTGGTAACCAGCAATCAGCTGCCTCAGTTCGATGTGCACCAGCAATTCACTGCTGACAAGCATTTCGCGAAGAGTAAAAATGAGACGACGTGTAAATTAACGCGGATGTTGCAGAACCTCTTGGTGATGCAGGAGAAATTGTTGAGGAATAATCCTGAGACAAGGAGTTTACTATCAAGAGAAAATGATGAAGGGAGGAGGGAGATCGCAGAGGACCCCATGGACGAGGAAATTCCTTCTGATGAGGATGAGGATGTGGGTACAGATGAAGACAAAGAAGAGGATGAGAAGTCAGAagatgaagaggaaaaatcTGAGGAGCCTCCCACGAAGAAACTACGGACCCTGAATGATTATGAAAACCTTCTCCACGAACGTCATGACAAATTCAAGCCCTTTAGAGATTCAGTCATTCAGAAATGGAACGACAAAACCAGACTGGCATCTGGGAATACAACAAGAGGAGCCACACAGCCAGTGGTCAAACAGATTGAGTATCTACTCAACGATAAACCGAAGCTGATAAAACGTACGCAATTAAAACGATCAGAGTATGAAATCGTTGGAAAGGATTCGCCGGATGATGCTGATGAGGATGGCAGGCGAATCCAGGAGTACGACCCAGAGATTTACGATGACGATGATTTTTATCATCAGCTGCTGAGGGAGCTGATTGAGCAGAAATCAGCGGACCTTACCGATCCCATTCAGTTGAGCAAACAGTGGATTCAGCTGCAAAACATGAGGAGCAAAatgaagaggaaaattgaCACGAGGGCCACAAAAGGGAGAAGGATAAGATATAATGTACATGCGAAGCTAGTCAACTTCATGGCGCCTATTACTGTTGATGACACTTGGTCTGATCTCGCTAAAAACGAGTTGTACAATTCTTTGTTTGGGAAGATTAAGGCGGCGGAGAGTTCTATATGTGAATCTAATCGAGATTGA